From Halotia branconii CENA392, the proteins below share one genomic window:
- a CDS encoding NAD(P) transhydrogenase subunit alpha: MTETLLAALFVFVLASFIGFEVINKVPPTLHTPLMSGSNAISGIAVLGAIVAAGARETSVSVILGLIAVVLATVNVVGGFLVTDRMLQMFKKKEIKA, translated from the coding sequence ATGACAGAGACATTACTTGCTGCTTTGTTTGTATTTGTTCTGGCATCTTTTATTGGCTTTGAAGTTATTAATAAAGTACCGCCTACCTTACACACCCCTTTAATGTCAGGATCTAACGCAATTTCTGGCATTGCGGTATTAGGGGCGATTGTGGCTGCTGGTGCTAGAGAGACAAGTGTATCGGTGATTCTTGGTTTGATTGCCGTAGTGTTGGCAACAGTCAACGTTGTTGGTGGCTTTTTAGTTACAGATCGGATGTTGCAAATGTTCAAGAAGAAGGAGATTAAGGCGTGA